A portion of the Saimiri boliviensis isolate mSaiBol1 chromosome 1, mSaiBol1.pri, whole genome shotgun sequence genome contains these proteins:
- the C1H16orf95 gene encoding LOW QUALITY PROTEIN: uncharacterized protein C16orf95 homolog (The sequence of the model RefSeq protein was modified relative to this genomic sequence to represent the inferred CDS: substituted 2 bases at 2 genomic stop codons): MERGLRLRSHTCASRSPLPPRRCHHHPKATGAASGAAAWDPSPGCGGLCRLALRPSAQNGRNNTFQTYKKEECLPGHSVRKAILSHLALTPTCPCVVRRAENVGPEAASHERILQTQKSCLGVPIPSTAVDHTLSVVAKRSLPNLRSKKSQKIVQFYIHQTTKMCPCPFHCFGGHLLKPRDQVLMPYWVPQVLRSXQQVVRRQESLKGIQEPPLDACSWHNCWQICGDGRLLPXWLLQAPYQDELLASPARLPPLGFLSLLQAILSVIVAIR, encoded by the exons ATGGAGCGCGGGCTTCGTCTGAG AAGCCATACGTGTGCGAGCCGGTCCCCACTGCCCCCGCGGCGTTGTCACCATCATCCTAAGGCCACTGGAGCAGCCTCGGGCGCTGCTGCCTGGGATCCGAGCCCGGGCTGCGGCGGGCTCTGCAGGCTGGCACTCAGACCCAGCGCGCAGAATGGCAG GAATAACACATTTCAAACCTACAAGAAAGAAGAGTGCCTCCCAGGTCATTCGGTAAGGAAAGCAATCCTCAGCCACTTGGCCCTGACCCCCACATGCCCCTGTGTGGTGAGGAGAGCAGAGAATGTGGGTCCAGAAGCTGCATCCCATGAGAGGATACTCCAAACACAAAA ATCTTGCCTAGGTGTGCCCATCCCCAGCACGGCAGTAGATCACACTTTAAGTGTTGTAGCTAAGAGATCTTTGCCAAACCTGAGGTCAAAAAAg AGTCAAAAGATAGTTCAATTTTATATCCACCAAACTACCAAGATGTGCCCCTGCCCATTCCACTGCTTTGGGGGCCATCTCCTGAAGCCTAGGGACCAGGTATTGATGCCCTACTGGGTGCCCCAGGTCCTGAGGTCTTAGCAGCAG GTggtgaggaggcaggagagttTGAAAGGCATCCAAG AACCCCCGCTGGATGCATGTTCCTGGCACAACTGCTGGCAGATCTGTGGTGACGGGCGCTTGCTGCCCTAATGGCTGCTCCAGGCCCCCTACCAGGACGAGCTGCTGGCTTCTCCAGCACGTCTGCCGCCCCTTGGCTTCCTGTCCCTCCTCCAGGCCATCCTGAGTGTTATCGTGGCCATTCGGTGA